In the Actinomycetota bacterium genome, one interval contains:
- a CDS encoding HD domain-containing protein translates to MENSGTRSGEGRTRSGEGGERGLLAAAIAGCAASLAVILYLTLAKDQPVLWFSVVILGILAVLCESMGEEMSTAGRSTYGIIALFAAMAALNTPSAMIVALCGAGNLRLWRERESAGKMLFNAAVYSLGIWMASALYHALNGSSQLFTFSQGLRSVLPALAAAALFWAFNTSAIAAALALLRGVSPLGFLRVDALRLFPNQLIYGLVGLGVGIIYAQNAFHLVQGATGEPVLDALGRPLVEGSVSAYLRGLFAVLSLVVLLGISWYFSGRNIELLESYDRSVETLVTYLERREPYLDGHASRVAQYATLIAERMRLSLFEVRRLRHAALLHDLGRPAIPLGILLQASPLSEEEFDRIKAHPLEGSSRLEEVAYLADMAEAVRHHHEYYDGGGYVDHLARETIPLSARIIAVADAYDAMTHERPHRGAKGHERAVAELRQNSGLQFDPEVVEHFIAALEGRGGERGPVAVEAEGAEPGVAPEASEAPREKQRRAVGRRARKREEMLRARREARERLEREAMRELEETEEGGESREGIEGSGPPASGAEAGEEVEGT, encoded by the coding sequence ATGGAAAACAGTGGCACGAGGAGCGGTGAAGGCCGCACGAGGAGCGGGGAAGGCGGCGAGCGCGGGCTGCTGGCGGCGGCCATTGCGGGCTGCGCGGCATCCCTGGCCGTCATCCTCTATCTGACCCTGGCCAAGGACCAGCCGGTATTGTGGTTCTCCGTGGTCATTTTGGGGATACTGGCCGTCCTCTGCGAGAGCATGGGCGAGGAGATGTCCACGGCGGGACGTTCCACCTACGGCATCATAGCCCTCTTCGCGGCCATGGCCGCCCTCAACACGCCCTCGGCGATGATAGTGGCGCTTTGCGGTGCCGGCAACCTGCGCCTGTGGCGGGAGAGGGAAAGCGCCGGTAAGATGCTCTTCAACGCCGCCGTCTATTCCCTGGGGATATGGATGGCCTCCGCCCTCTACCACGCGCTGAATGGCAGCTCGCAGCTCTTCACGTTCTCCCAGGGCCTGCGTTCCGTGCTCCCGGCCCTCGCGGCGGCGGCCCTTTTCTGGGCGTTCAACACGTCCGCGATCGCGGCGGCGCTCGCGCTGCTGCGCGGCGTGAGCCCGCTGGGTTTCCTGCGCGTCGACGCCCTGCGGCTCTTTCCCAACCAGTTGATATACGGGCTGGTGGGACTGGGTGTGGGCATCATCTACGCCCAGAACGCCTTCCACCTGGTGCAGGGCGCGACGGGCGAGCCCGTTCTCGACGCTCTGGGCAGGCCCCTCGTGGAGGGTTCCGTCTCCGCGTACCTGCGCGGCCTCTTCGCCGTGCTCTCGCTGGTCGTCCTGCTGGGGATCTCGTGGTACTTCAGCGGCAGGAACATCGAGTTGCTGGAGTCGTACGACCGCAGCGTCGAGACCCTGGTCACCTACCTGGAGAGGCGCGAGCCTTACCTGGACGGTCACGCCTCGCGGGTGGCGCAGTACGCGACCCTCATCGCCGAAAGGATGCGCCTCTCCCTCTTCGAGGTGAGGAGGTTGCGCCATGCCGCCCTCCTCCACGACCTGGGAAGGCCGGCCATACCCCTGGGGATCCTCCTGCAGGCCTCCCCGCTGAGCGAGGAGGAGTTCGACAGGATAAAGGCGCACCCCCTGGAAGGCAGCTCACGGCTGGAGGAGGTCGCCTACCTGGCGGACATGGCCGAGGCGGTGAGGCACCACCACGAATATTACGACGGGGGAGGGTACGTCGACCATCTCGCGCGGGAGACCATCCCCCTGAGCGCCAGGATAATCGCCGTTGCTGACGCCTACGACGCCATGACCCACGAGCGGCCCCACCGCGGAGCGAAGGGGCACGAGAGGGCCGTAGCGGAATTACGCCAGAACAGCGGGCTGCAGTTCGACCCGGAGGTGGTGGAGCATTTCATCGCCGCCCTGGAGGGGCGCGGGGGGGAGCGGGGACCCGTTGCCGTGGAGGCGGAGGGCGCCGAGCCGGGCGTGGCGCCGGAGGCGTCGGAGGCGCCGCGGGAGAAGCAGCGCCGCGCGGTTGGGCGCAGGGCGAGGAAACGCGAGGAGATGCTGCGCGCGCGCAGGGAGGCGCGCGAGCGGCTGGAGAGGGAGGCCATGCGCGAGCTGGAGGAGACGGAAGAAGGAGGGGAGTCACGCGAGGGCATCGAGGGTAGCGGACCCCCGGCATCCGGAGCCGAGGCGGGAGAGGAGGTAGAGGGGACGTGA
- a CDS encoding adenosylhomocysteinase, with product MEHHIADPGLAEEGRLRIEWAERDMPVLRLIRERFRREKPLEGMRVGACLHVTTETANLMITLKAGGAEVALCASNPLSTQDDVAASLVTHHGIPVFAVRGEDKDTYYSHINAVLDTRPQVTMDDGADLISTLHAERKEQAREVWAGAEETTTGVIRLRAMAEAGVLLYPVIAVNNAMTKHLFDNRFGTGQSTLDGILRATNVLLAGRRVAVFGYGMCGRGVASRARGMGAHVTVVETDPLRALEAVMEGFHVGTSMEAASACDLFVTVTGDIHVLRREHFEALRDGAILANSGHFNVEIDIPALEEMAVSRRRVRENVEEFVLQDGRRVYLLAEGRLVNLAAAEGHPASVMDMSFANQALCVEYVKGAHADLDRVVYDVPEELDREIARLKLASMGIEIDTLTPEQEEYLTSWEMGT from the coding sequence TGGCCGAGGAAGGACGGCTGAGGATAGAGTGGGCGGAGCGGGACATGCCCGTCCTGCGCCTCATCCGGGAGCGTTTCCGGCGCGAGAAGCCCCTGGAGGGGATGCGCGTGGGGGCCTGCCTGCACGTGACCACGGAGACGGCCAACCTGATGATAACCCTCAAGGCGGGTGGGGCGGAGGTGGCCCTCTGCGCCTCCAACCCGCTTTCCACCCAGGACGACGTGGCCGCCTCCCTGGTTACGCACCACGGCATCCCCGTCTTCGCCGTGCGGGGCGAGGACAAGGACACCTATTACTCCCACATCAACGCGGTGCTGGACACGCGCCCCCAGGTGACCATGGACGACGGCGCCGACCTCATCTCCACCCTGCACGCGGAGAGGAAGGAACAGGCGCGCGAGGTGTGGGCGGGGGCCGAGGAGACCACAACAGGCGTCATCCGCCTGCGCGCCATGGCGGAGGCGGGGGTGCTCCTCTACCCGGTCATCGCGGTGAACAACGCCATGACCAAGCACCTCTTCGACAACCGCTTCGGGACCGGGCAGTCCACCCTGGACGGCATCCTGCGGGCCACCAACGTGCTGCTGGCGGGGAGAAGGGTGGCCGTTTTCGGCTACGGGATGTGCGGCAGGGGAGTGGCCTCCCGCGCCCGCGGCATGGGCGCCCACGTCACGGTGGTGGAAACCGATCCCCTGCGCGCGCTGGAGGCGGTGATGGAGGGGTTCCACGTGGGCACCTCCATGGAGGCCGCCTCCGCCTGCGACCTCTTCGTCACCGTCACCGGGGACATCCACGTGCTGCGCCGGGAGCATTTCGAGGCGCTGCGCGACGGCGCCATCCTGGCCAACTCCGGCCACTTCAACGTGGAGATCGACATCCCCGCCCTGGAGGAGATGGCGGTGTCGCGGCGCCGCGTGCGGGAGAACGTGGAGGAGTTCGTGCTGCAGGACGGCAGGCGCGTCTACCTGCTGGCGGAGGGGAGGCTGGTGAACCTGGCGGCCGCGGAGGGGCACCCCGCCTCCGTCATGGACATGTCCTTCGCCAACCAGGCCCTTTGCGTGGAATACGTGAAGGGGGCCCACGCCGACCTGGACAGGGTGGTGTACGACGTGCCCGAGGAGCTGGACCGGGAGATAGCCCGCCTCAAGCTGGCCTCCATGGGCATCGAGATAGATACCCTCACCCCGGAGCAGGAGGAGTACCTGACCTCCTGGGAGATGGGGACGTGA
- the secA gene encoding preprotein translocase subunit SecA, which produces MGERKRLEQLAEVVQLVNSLEPGVRGLSDDELRARTGEFKSRLQKGETLDELLPEAFAVVREAAVRTLGQRHFDVQILGGIVLHQGKIAEMKTGEGKTLVATLPAYLNALEGKGVHVVTVNDYLARRDSEWMGAIYRFLGLTVGLIQAQMPKEQRRRAYAADVTYGTNNEFGFDYLRDNLEVSLQGMVQRGHHYAIVDEVDSILIDEARTPLIISGAAEESARLYRQFASIAPRLRLGEDYEVEEKTRTVSVTEEGIHKVESLLGVDNLYDHLNTPLVHHLQNALKAKDLYRRDVDYVVTDGQVVIVDEFTGRLMPGRRWSDGLHQAIEAKEGLRVRQENQTLATITLQNYFRMYEKLAGMTGTAATEAAEFEEIYGLEVVEVPTNLPMIRVDHNDVIYKTEEAKFRAVVEDIASCYERGQPVLVGTISIEKSERLSAMLKKRGIPHQVLNAKHHAREAEIVAQAGRLNTVTIATNMAGRGTDIMLGGNPRMLAQRELLGKVEMDEEAWKGMLAEAGVPWEEWERKLQEVSERCAREKERVIELGGLYVLGTERHEARRIDNQLRGRSGRQGDPGMSRFYLSLEDDLMRVFASGTVASLMDRLRLPEDLPIENRMVTRAIETAQKNVEANNFEVRKNLLKYDDVMNTQREVIYGERRRILEGEDIHARVEEMIEEVIGAAVERYLDPDVHPSEWDLEGLFRYLATIYPVTFTPQDIDVEKASVQALRDALCEDAREVYAAREEEFAAQGQDMRELERLVMLRVIDNRWRDHLYDMDHLRDSVGLRSFAGRDPLVEYQNEAFKTFQEMIFSIEEEFLRYMFHVRVARAEERPAVRVVDGGGKGRGGQAQAARSQKVGRNAPCPCGSGKKYKFCCGRSA; this is translated from the coding sequence ATGGGAGAGCGCAAGAGGCTGGAACAGCTCGCCGAGGTGGTGCAGCTGGTGAACTCGCTGGAGCCCGGGGTGCGGGGCCTGAGCGATGATGAGCTGCGCGCCAGGACGGGGGAGTTCAAGTCCCGCCTGCAGAAGGGAGAGACCCTCGACGAGCTCCTCCCGGAAGCCTTCGCCGTGGTGCGGGAGGCGGCGGTGCGCACCCTGGGACAGCGCCATTTCGACGTCCAGATCCTGGGGGGCATAGTCCTGCACCAGGGCAAGATAGCCGAGATGAAGACCGGCGAGGGCAAGACCCTGGTGGCCACCCTCCCCGCCTACCTCAACGCGCTCGAGGGCAAGGGCGTGCACGTGGTCACCGTGAACGATTACCTGGCGCGGCGCGACAGCGAGTGGATGGGGGCCATATACCGTTTCCTGGGCCTCACCGTGGGTCTCATCCAGGCTCAGATGCCCAAGGAACAGCGGCGCAGGGCCTACGCCGCCGACGTCACCTACGGCACCAACAACGAGTTTGGGTTCGATTACCTGAGGGACAACCTGGAGGTCAGCCTGCAGGGCATGGTGCAGCGCGGCCACCATTACGCCATCGTGGACGAGGTGGACTCCATCCTCATCGACGAGGCGCGCACCCCCCTCATCATCTCCGGGGCGGCGGAGGAATCCGCGCGCCTCTACCGCCAGTTCGCGAGCATAGCGCCCCGCCTCAGGCTTGGCGAGGACTACGAGGTGGAGGAGAAGACGCGCACCGTTTCCGTGACCGAGGAGGGTATCCACAAGGTGGAGTCCCTGCTGGGGGTGGACAACCTCTACGACCACCTCAACACCCCCCTGGTGCACCACCTGCAGAACGCCCTCAAGGCCAAGGACCTCTACCGCCGGGACGTGGACTACGTGGTCACCGACGGCCAGGTGGTCATCGTGGACGAGTTCACCGGGCGCCTCATGCCCGGCCGGCGCTGGAGCGACGGGCTGCACCAGGCCATCGAGGCCAAGGAGGGGCTGCGGGTGCGTCAGGAGAACCAGACCCTGGCCACCATCACCCTGCAGAACTACTTCCGCATGTACGAGAAGCTGGCGGGGATGACGGGAACGGCGGCCACGGAGGCCGCGGAGTTCGAGGAGATATACGGCCTGGAGGTGGTGGAGGTCCCCACCAACCTGCCCATGATCCGCGTGGACCACAACGACGTCATCTACAAGACGGAGGAGGCCAAGTTCAGGGCGGTGGTGGAGGACATCGCCTCCTGTTACGAGAGGGGACAGCCGGTCCTGGTAGGGACCATATCCATCGAGAAGTCGGAGCGCCTCTCCGCCATGCTGAAGAAGCGGGGCATCCCCCACCAGGTGCTGAACGCCAAGCACCACGCCCGCGAGGCGGAGATCGTGGCCCAGGCGGGAAGGCTGAACACGGTGACCATCGCCACCAACATGGCCGGCCGCGGCACGGACATCATGCTGGGGGGGAACCCCCGCATGCTGGCGCAGCGCGAGCTCCTGGGCAAGGTGGAGATGGACGAGGAGGCCTGGAAGGGCATGCTGGCGGAGGCGGGGGTCCCCTGGGAGGAATGGGAGCGAAAGCTGCAGGAGGTAAGCGAGCGGTGTGCGCGGGAGAAGGAAAGGGTCATCGAGCTGGGCGGCCTGTACGTCCTGGGCACGGAGCGCCACGAGGCCAGGCGCATCGACAACCAGCTCCGTGGGCGTTCCGGGCGCCAGGGGGACCCGGGCATGTCCCGCTTCTACCTCTCCCTGGAAGACGACCTCATGCGCGTCTTCGCTTCCGGCACGGTGGCCTCCCTCATGGACCGCCTGCGCCTTCCCGAGGACCTGCCCATCGAGAACAGGATGGTCACGCGGGCCATCGAGACGGCGCAGAAGAACGTGGAGGCCAACAACTTCGAGGTGCGCAAGAACCTCCTCAAGTACGACGACGTCATGAACACGCAGCGGGAGGTCATCTACGGGGAGCGCAGGCGCATCCTGGAGGGGGAGGACATCCATGCCAGGGTGGAGGAGATGATCGAGGAGGTCATCGGCGCGGCGGTGGAAAGGTACCTCGACCCGGACGTGCATCCCTCCGAGTGGGATCTCGAGGGCCTCTTCCGCTACCTGGCCACCATCTACCCGGTCACCTTCACGCCGCAGGATATAGACGTGGAAAAGGCGAGCGTGCAGGCGCTGCGGGACGCCCTGTGCGAGGACGCCCGCGAGGTGTACGCCGCGCGCGAGGAGGAGTTCGCCGCGCAGGGACAGGACATGCGGGAGCTGGAACGGCTGGTCATGCTGCGCGTCATCGACAACCGCTGGCGAGACCACCTCTACGACATGGACCACCTGCGGGACAGCGTGGGGTTGCGTTCCTTCGCGGGGCGGGATCCGCTGGTGGAGTACCAGAACGAGGCCTTCAAGACCTTCCAGGAGATGATCTTCAGCATAGAGGAGGAGTTCCTCCGCTACATGTTCCACGTGCGGGTGGCCAGGGCGGAGGAGAGGCCCGCGGTGCGGGTGGTGGACGGAGGGGGCAAGGGAAGGGGCGGGCAGGCACAGGCGGCGCGCTCGCAGAAGGTGGGACGCAACGCACCCTGCCCCTGCGGCAGCGGCAAGAAGTACAAGTTCTGCTGCGGGAGGAGCGCCTGA
- the raiA gene encoding ribosome-associated translation inhibitor RaiA: MQVIVKGKNLEVTEALREYALEKVGRVGKYLDRIIKTEIEMSVEKNPKIQESQVVEVTIFSSGPVIRAKESASDMYQAIDLVCNKLERQARKVKKKLIDRSHHARNPFKEPSGAPEEGEEREPVIVKTKSFPLKPMTPEEACLQMELVGHDFFVFINSDTEETNVVYRRKDGNYGLIEPGG, from the coding sequence ATGCAGGTGATCGTCAAGGGAAAGAACCTCGAGGTGACGGAAGCGTTGCGCGAGTACGCCCTGGAGAAGGTGGGACGGGTCGGCAAGTACCTCGACCGCATCATCAAGACCGAGATAGAGATGAGCGTGGAAAAGAACCCCAAGATACAGGAGAGCCAGGTGGTGGAGGTGACCATCTTCTCCAGCGGGCCGGTCATCCGCGCCAAGGAGTCGGCGAGCGACATGTACCAGGCCATAGACCTGGTGTGCAACAAGCTGGAGCGCCAGGCGCGCAAGGTGAAGAAGAAGCTCATCGACCGCTCCCACCACGCCCGCAACCCCTTCAAGGAACCCTCCGGAGCCCCGGAGGAGGGTGAGGAGAGGGAGCCCGTCATCGTCAAGACGAAGAGCTTCCCGTTGAAGCCGATGACGCCCGAGGAGGCCTGCCTGCAGATGGAGCTGGTGGGACACGACTTCTTCGTTTTCATAAACAGCGACACGGAGGAGACCAACGTCGTTTATAGAAGAAAAGATGGGAACTACGGTTTGATCGAGCCCGGAGGGTGA
- a CDS encoding flagellar biosynthesis anti-sigma factor FlgM, with the protein MRISDGEIEKSLRLLSQPPLARGRGAAVDRRLQSLVLDRMRLVPEVRAELVRPLREAVEENRYLVSGEKVAHMMLGRLVADSLR; encoded by the coding sequence ATGCGCATATCGGACGGGGAGATAGAGAAGTCGCTCCGCCTCCTCTCCCAGCCTCCCCTCGCGCGCGGAAGGGGGGCCGCCGTGGACCGGCGGCTGCAAAGCCTCGTCCTCGACCGCATGCGGCTCGTTCCCGAGGTGAGGGCGGAGCTGGTGCGCCCCCTGAGGGAAGCCGTGGAGGAGAACCGCTACCTGGTCAGCGGCGAGAAGGTGGCCCACATGATGCTGGGCCGCCTGGTGGCTGATTCCCTGCGCTGA
- a CDS encoding ComF family protein — protein MLGRGSLTELLFPTRCAGCGRYEGRQLCASCLSSLPLIRGPVCLRCGKPTLHEVEWCLLCRGRVRHLDSTCALAKYEEPLRSIIHKLKYGNGWRLARPLGFMAAARLAPLLSDGEPMVTFVPMHARKRRAKGYDHAEVLGRAVAAALGLPFAALLERSRATSPQASLDHRRRKGNVRGAFRVSRGLEGGGEVVIVDDVMTTGCTLAECARMLKRAGAGRVIACVLARDLVHSLS, from the coding sequence ATGTTAGGACGGGGATCGCTTACGGAGCTGCTCTTCCCCACCCGCTGCGCGGGGTGTGGGAGGTACGAGGGCAGGCAGCTCTGCGCCTCCTGTCTCTCCTCCCTCCCCCTCATCCGGGGCCCGGTGTGCCTCCGTTGCGGCAAGCCCACCCTCCACGAGGTGGAGTGGTGCCTGCTCTGCCGCGGAAGGGTAAGGCACCTCGACTCGACATGCGCGCTTGCGAAATATGAGGAACCCCTGCGCTCCATCATCCACAAGCTCAAGTACGGCAACGGATGGAGGCTGGCCAGGCCGCTGGGTTTCATGGCGGCCGCCAGGCTGGCCCCGCTGCTTTCGGACGGAGAACCCATGGTGACCTTCGTCCCCATGCACGCGCGCAAGCGCCGCGCCAAGGGGTACGACCACGCGGAGGTGCTGGGCAGGGCGGTTGCGGCGGCTCTGGGCCTGCCCTTCGCCGCTCTCCTGGAGAGGAGCCGGGCCACCTCGCCCCAGGCGTCGCTGGATCACCGCAGGAGGAAGGGAAACGTGAGGGGCGCTTTCCGGGTCTCGCGGGGGCTGGAGGGCGGCGGTGAGGTGGTGATCGTGGACGACGTGATGACCACGGGATGCACCCTCGCCGAGTGCGCCAGGATGCTCAAGAGGGCGGGGGCCGGGAGGGTGATCGCGTGCGTGCTCGCGCGCGACCTCGTACACTCCCTTTCGTAA
- the mtnA gene encoding S-methyl-5-thioribose-1-phosphate isomerase: MAELRAVDWRDGRVVILDQTLLPGEESYLEIADWREVAEAIRSMRVRGAPAIGIAAAFGLALAAAAGGRRMMEEAARELAATRPTAVNLTWALERVRGAALAAGEGGVYERALAEAEAIAREQDEADRAIGELGAELLPDGCRVLTHCNAGGLATYSYGTALGVIKTGHRRGKVRFVWVDETRPLLQGARLTAWELRREGIDMAVICDNMAGHLMARGEVDVVVTGADRVAANGDTANKIGTYTLAVLARRHGLPFYIAAPLSTLDLGVPDGSAIPIEERDPREVTELCGVRVAPEGVAARNFAFDVTPAELIAAVITEKKVARPPYGKSLRELFS, encoded by the coding sequence ATGGCGGAGTTACGCGCGGTGGACTGGCGGGACGGCAGGGTGGTCATCCTGGACCAGACGTTGCTTCCCGGCGAGGAAAGCTACCTCGAGATCGCGGACTGGCGGGAGGTCGCGGAGGCCATCCGGAGCATGAGGGTGCGCGGGGCTCCCGCCATCGGCATCGCGGCGGCGTTCGGGCTCGCCCTCGCCGCCGCCGCGGGCGGTCGACGTATGATGGAGGAGGCCGCGCGGGAGCTGGCGGCGACGCGCCCCACCGCCGTCAACCTCACCTGGGCCCTGGAGAGGGTGCGCGGCGCGGCCCTCGCCGCGGGGGAGGGCGGCGTGTACGAGCGCGCCCTCGCGGAGGCGGAGGCCATCGCCCGGGAGCAGGACGAGGCGGACCGCGCCATAGGGGAACTGGGGGCGGAGCTCCTGCCCGACGGATGTCGCGTCCTCACCCACTGCAACGCGGGGGGGCTCGCCACCTACTCATACGGCACCGCCCTGGGGGTCATCAAGACGGGGCACAGGCGGGGCAAGGTCCGTTTCGTGTGGGTGGACGAGACGAGGCCCCTGCTGCAGGGGGCGCGCCTCACGGCGTGGGAGCTGCGGCGGGAGGGCATAGACATGGCCGTGATATGCGACAACATGGCGGGACACCTCATGGCGCGCGGCGAGGTGGACGTGGTGGTCACGGGGGCCGACCGCGTGGCCGCCAACGGGGACACGGCGAACAAGATAGGGACCTACACCCTGGCCGTGCTCGCACGCCGCCACGGGCTGCCCTTCTATATCGCAGCTCCCTTGTCGACCCTGGACCTGGGCGTGCCCGACGGCTCCGCCATCCCCATCGAGGAGAGAGACCCCCGCGAGGTGACCGAGCTTTGCGGCGTGCGGGTCGCGCCGGAGGGGGTGGCGGCGCGCAACTTCGCCTTTGACGTCACCCCCGCCGAGCTGATAGCGGCGGTGATCACCGAGAAAAAGGTAGCCCGTCCGCCCTACGGGAAGAGCCTCCGGGAGCTCTTCTCGTAG
- a CDS encoding NDP-sugar synthase, with product MKAMILAAGLGTRLRPLTEEISKPMVPIVNRPVMEHIVELLERHGFREIYVNIHYYREVIKEYFGDGSRWGVSITYSEEEELLGTAGGVKKLENELGGDTFLVISGDALTDLDLTALWEFHRGHGGLATLVLTPVEDPSKYGVVLTDGEARVVGFQEKPPRAEARSNVANSGIYVFEPGVLDMIPAGEFYDFGSQLFPRFLAEGVPFYGYTHGDYWNDVGSIEEYKRGNFDALTGKVKVHIPGVHIGEDVWIGDETVIEEGVVMVGPVCIGSHCRVKKGARLFGPLIVGDRTTIDEGAMLYRGIKWGDGYIGKDAHLMDSIVGWEAEIGDRATLLADTVIGHRSVIGEGTVVHPGVSIVPGTVLEKELHFRGEENTE from the coding sequence ATGAAAGCGATGATACTTGCGGCCGGGCTGGGGACGCGCCTGCGCCCCCTGACGGAGGAGATCTCCAAGCCCATGGTGCCCATCGTCAACCGCCCGGTCATGGAACATATCGTGGAACTCCTGGAGCGCCACGGTTTTCGCGAGATCTACGTGAACATCCACTATTACAGGGAGGTCATCAAGGAGTATTTCGGGGACGGGAGCAGGTGGGGGGTTTCCATAACCTACTCCGAGGAGGAGGAGCTCCTGGGCACAGCCGGCGGGGTCAAGAAGCTGGAGAATGAGCTGGGGGGCGATACCTTCCTGGTCATCAGCGGCGACGCGCTGACCGACCTGGACCTGACCGCCCTGTGGGAGTTCCACCGCGGGCACGGGGGGTTGGCCACCCTGGTGCTCACCCCCGTGGAAGATCCTTCCAAGTACGGCGTGGTCCTCACCGACGGGGAAGCGCGCGTCGTCGGCTTCCAGGAGAAGCCGCCGCGCGCCGAGGCGCGCAGCAACGTGGCCAACAGCGGCATCTACGTCTTCGAGCCCGGGGTGCTGGACATGATACCGGCGGGCGAGTTCTACGACTTCGGCTCGCAGCTCTTCCCGCGTTTTCTCGCCGAGGGCGTGCCCTTCTACGGGTATACGCACGGGGATTACTGGAACGACGTGGGGAGCATCGAGGAATACAAGCGAGGGAATTTCGACGCCCTCACCGGCAAAGTCAAGGTGCACATCCCCGGCGTGCACATCGGCGAGGACGTGTGGATAGGGGACGAGACGGTCATCGAGGAGGGCGTGGTCATGGTGGGCCCCGTGTGCATCGGCTCGCACTGCCGGGTGAAGAAGGGCGCGCGCCTCTTCGGGCCCCTGATCGTCGGCGACCGCACGACGATAGACGAGGGCGCGATGCTCTACCGCGGCATCAAGTGGGGGGACGGGTATATCGGCAAGGACGCCCACCTCATGGACTCCATAGTGGGGTGGGAGGCGGAGATAGGCGACCGGGCGACCCTCCTGGCGGACACGGTGATCGGGCACCGCAGCGTCATCGGGGAGGGGACCGTCGTCCACCCCGGCGTGAGCATCGTGCCGGGCACCGTCCTGGAAAAGGAGCTCCACTTCAGGGGGGAAGAAAACACGGAATAA
- a CDS encoding HD domain-containing protein — translation MSEAQGKLLRYLSLLAFLVALGASTAFVKWSDLDPVRTAGLIAFLALFEAWRVQFPWGRPLRLGMAALLCILAIRPVPEAVWIFLVGSLLGRVFYRVQRAEEGDFAHIIQRTYIVAVAGLVYRLIAFLGWEYSWNPYPPHFVLEATPEKVYFTYYNPVVMHRDLLFPVAFLAMALVFYLGEMATAAVETSISDRVSWKAVLPQHVRQTLPVYLSITGAGALMALYFPRIPWISFLVFFIPLLLVRAESNRDKELDDRFFQTMRIIGDSFDLSRGIPGHSGRVANLAVEVAREMGVSARDIRDIRYACVLHDIGRIEGKDAEEGEHAARGAEVLEQVPRLRSLSHLVRHHHPASEEGATRLPLGARIIGVVSDYDVMTNHPKRRLSSQEALEEMGLERGHKYDSMVLRTLSQVVEAQGRARRRPEREIRQRAKVLEEEELKESLEEIFGEEEQQG, via the coding sequence GTGAGCGAGGCGCAGGGAAAGCTGCTGCGTTACCTGTCGCTGCTCGCCTTCCTGGTGGCGCTCGGCGCGAGCACCGCCTTCGTGAAGTGGTCCGACCTCGACCCGGTGCGCACGGCGGGGCTCATCGCCTTCCTGGCCCTCTTCGAGGCCTGGCGTGTGCAGTTCCCCTGGGGCAGACCCCTGCGGCTGGGCATGGCTGCGCTCCTATGCATCCTGGCCATCCGGCCCGTGCCGGAAGCGGTGTGGATATTCCTCGTCGGCAGCCTGCTCGGGCGCGTCTTCTACCGCGTGCAGCGGGCGGAGGAGGGGGACTTCGCGCACATCATACAGCGCACCTACATCGTGGCGGTGGCCGGGCTGGTCTACCGGCTCATCGCCTTCCTGGGCTGGGAATACTCGTGGAACCCCTATCCCCCCCACTTCGTGCTGGAAGCCACCCCCGAGAAGGTCTATTTCACCTACTACAACCCCGTGGTCATGCATCGCGACCTGCTGTTCCCCGTGGCCTTCCTGGCCATGGCGCTGGTCTTCTACCTGGGCGAGATGGCTACCGCCGCCGTGGAGACGAGCATCTCCGACCGGGTGAGCTGGAAGGCGGTGCTTCCCCAGCACGTGCGGCAGACGCTGCCCGTATACCTTTCCATCACCGGGGCGGGAGCGTTGATGGCCCTCTACTTCCCGAGGATACCATGGATAAGTTTCCTGGTCTTCTTCATACCCCTTCTGCTGGTACGAGCGGAGTCCAACCGGGACAAGGAGCTGGATGACAGGTTCTTCCAGACCATGCGCATCATCGGCGATTCGTTCGACCTCTCGCGCGGCATCCCCGGGCATTCCGGGCGGGTGGCCAACCTGGCGGTGGAGGTGGCCAGGGAGATGGGGGTCTCCGCCAGGGACATACGCGATATCCGTTATGCCTGCGTGCTCCATGACATAGGGCGCATAGAGGGCAAGGACGCGGAGGAGGGGGAGCACGCGGCGAGGGGGGCCGAGGTGCTGGAGCAGGTTCCCCGCCTGCGTTCCCTCTCCCACCTCGTGCGTCACCACCACCCCGCGTCGGAGGAGGGGGCCACGCGCCTTCCCCTGGGCGCGAGGATAATAGGGGTGGTGAGCGATTACGACGTCATGACCAATCACCCCAAGCGCCGGCTTTCCTCGCAGGAAGCCCTGGAGGAGATGGGGCTGGAGCGCGGGCACAAGTACGATTCCATGGTGCTGCGCACGCTCTCCCAGGTGGTGGAGGCTCAGGGCAGGGCGCGCCGCAGGCCGGAGAGGGAGATAAGGCAGAGGGCGAAGGTCCTCGAGGAGGAGGAGCTCAAGGAGAGCCTGGAGGAGATCTTCGGGGAGGAAGAGCAACAGGGGTAA